One part of the Solanum dulcamara chromosome 3, daSolDulc1.2, whole genome shotgun sequence genome encodes these proteins:
- the LOC129881448 gene encoding casparian strip membrane protein 1-like yields the protein MDKSESTKIEMGESSKLERKLGKAPLLGSPSHAISSSANVANKKVGNYKRGISIFDLILRIAAVATSIGAAVGMATAGETLPFFTQFFQFEAGYDDLPTFTFFVIAMSIVVAYLVLSIPFSIVCIARSHVVAPRLLLIIFDTAIVTLTTSAAGASAAIVYLAHNGNEDANWLAFCNQFGDFCQTTSGAVVAAFITIVILLILIVLSAIALKRH from the exons ATGGATAAAAGTGAGTCAACCAAGATTGAAATGGGAGAGAGTAGCAAATTAGAAAGGAAATTAGGAAAAGCTCCACTTTTGGGATCACCATCTCATGCTATTTCATCAAGTGCTAATGTTGCAAATAAAAAAGTTGGTAATTACAAGAGAGGCATTTCTATTTTTGATTTAATCTTGAGAATTGCAGCTGTTGCTACTTCTATTGGTGCTGCTGTTGGCATGGCAACTGCTGGAGAAACTCTTCCTTTCTTCACTCAATTCTTTCAATTCGAAGCTGGCTATGACGATCTTCCTACTTTTAC GTTCTTTGTGATAGCCATGTCAATAGTGGTTGCCTACCTAGTCCTCTCCATACCATTCTCTATAGTGTGCATCGCACGCTCTCATGTCGTTGCTCCAAGACTCCTCCTCATTATTTTCGACACA GCCATTGTCACATTGACAACATCAGCAGCAGGAGCTTCAGCAGCTATAGTGTACTTAGCCCACAATGGTAACGAAGATGCTAATTGGCTTGCATTTTGTAACCAATTTGGTGATTTTTGTCAAACAACTAGTGGAGCTGTGGTGGCTGCTTTTATCACAATTGTGATTTTGCTTATCTTGATTGTTTTGTCTGCTATTGCTCTTAAGAGACATTAA
- the LOC129882177 gene encoding endoglucanase 8-like, whose amino-acid sequence MAPKFSSLIFLFLLLNSFRQCFGDRHDYHDALRKSILFFEGQRSGKLPPDQRIKWRRDSALHDGASAGVDLTGGYYDAGDNVKFVFPMAFTTTLLSWSIIDFKRNIGSELGNAVKAVKWGTDFLLKATAKEGVIYVQVGDAFSDHSCWERPEDMDTLRTVYKIDQNHPGSDVAGEIAAALAAASIVFRSIDGSYSKLLLDRAIEVFDFANRHRGAYSSSLHSAVCPFYCDFDGYQDELLWGAAWLHKATRRRQYREYIVKNEVILRAGDTVNEFGWDNKHAGINVLISKEVLMGKAPDLKSFQVNADAFICSILPGISHPQVQYSPGGLIVKPGVCNMQHVTSLSFLLLAYSNYLSHANHVVPCGSMSATPALLKHIAKRQVDYILGDNPQRMSYMVGYGPHYPLRIHHRGSSLPSVASHSSRIGCKEGSRYFFSPNPNPNRLIGAVVGGPNLTDTFPDARSFFQESEPTTYVNAPLVGLLAYFSAHSN is encoded by the exons ATGGCGCCAAAATTTAGCTCTCTCATTTTCCTCTTCCTTCTACTTAATTCCTTCCGGCAATGTTTCGGAGATCGTCATGACTATCATGACGCTCTCCGAAAAAGCATTCTCTTTTTCGAAGGCCAACGCTCCGGAAAACTTCCACCTGATCAACGTATCAAGTGGCGTAGAGACTCCGCATTGCACGATGGTGCCTCCGCCGGA GTAGATTTGACAGGAGGTTACTACGATGCGGGAGACAACGTGAAGTTCGTGTTTCCAATGGCATTTACAACGACATTGTTGTCATGGAGCATAATAGATTTCAAAAGGAACATTGGAAGTGAGCTAGGAAACGCCGTGAAAGCGGTGAAATGGGGAACGGATTTTCTGTTAAAAGCAACGGCTAAAGAAGGTGTGATATATGTGCAAGTTGGTGATGCATTTTCCGATCACAGTTGTTGGGAAAGACCAGAAGATATGGATACTTTAAGAACTGTTTATAAAATCGATCAGAATCATCCCGGTTCCGACGTTGCTGGTGAGATCGCTGCTGCATTAGCCGCTGCTTCAATTGTTTTCCGATCAATCGACGGTTCTTACTCTAAGCTGCTGCTTGATCGTGCCATTGAG GTTTTTGATTTTGCCAATAGACATAGAGGTGCATACAGCTCCAGCTTGCACTCTGCTGTTTGCCCCTTTTACTGCGACTTCGATGGTTATCAG GATGAATTGCTTTGGGGTGCAGCATGGCTACATAAAGCAACAAGGAGAAGGCAATATAGAGAGTACATAGTGAAAAATGAGGTTATTTTAAGAGCTGGGGATACAGTTAATGAATTTGGTTGGGACAATAAACATGCTGGAATTAATGTCCTCATTTCCAAG GAAGTGTTGATGGGAAAAGCACCAGATCTAAAATCCTTTCAAGTAAATGCAGATGCCTTCATTTGCTCAATATTACCTGGAATTTCTCATCCCCAAGTCCAATATTCTCCag GTGGACTCATTGTCAAACCTGGGGTTTGTAACATGCAGCATGTGACATCATTGTCCTTCTTACTCTTAGCTTACTCTAATTATCTCAGTCATGCCAATCATGTTGTGCCATGTGGTTCCATGTCAGCCACCCCTGCTCTCCTCAAACACATTGCCAAACGTCAG GTGGATTATATTCTTGGTGATAATCCTCAAAGAATGTCATACATGGTAGGTTATGGTCCACATTATCCATTAAGAATTCACCACAGAGGCAGCTCATTACCATCAGTGGCCAGCCACTCAAGTCGTATTGGTTGTAAAGAAGGATCTCGCTATTTCTTTTCTCCAAATCCAAACCCAAATCGTTTGATTGGCGCTGTTGTTGGTGGCCCAAATCTTACCGATACCTTCCCAGACGCAAGGTCATTTTTTCAGGAATCTGAACCAACAACATATGTTAATGCGCCATTAGTGGGCCTTTTGGCTTACTTTTCAGCCCATTCTAATTGA